The genomic segment TAGGAGGTTCACAGAGGCATTCTAAGTCCTGGTCGAAAGATTACAAGGAACATTATCCCAAAAGCCATAATAGAAAAAAATCATGGTCTTGAATCTTTTAAGGCGGGATAAAGTATTTCAGCCGTATGAAAAGGTTAGTGAATATAAAATTGAAAGAAAACTGGGAGAGGGACGTTTCGGTATATGTTATCTCATTTCCCAAGGAAGTCAATTTTATATACTTAAGCAGCTAAAAAGGGGAATGCTTAAAGAATCTGGGGCCAAGGTCGTTTATGAGGAAGAAGTATTAAAAGATTTATGGCATGGGAGCATTCCTCGATTTATTTCTAGAATTGATCAAGACAATTTGTGTGGCTATATCCTCGAATACAAGGAAGGCAAAACTTTTGAGGATATTATTTATCTTGATAAGCATAAGTTTTCTCGAGAGGAGATTTACGGAGTAGGTCGTCAGTTAGTTGATATATTAAATTACCTGCATTCTAAGGGTATAGTTCATAGAGATATTAGGGTACCAAACACTTTGTATGATGGACATAGTGTTAACCTTGTTGACTTTGGGCTTGCCCGATGGATAGATAATAAAAAATACCAGTCGGATATGGACTTTGCTTTTTTAGGTGATTTTATCATACACCTTTATTACACTACATTTGTGGCTAAAAGTAGAAAAAAGCTTCCCTGGTATAAGGAATTAG from the Desulfitobacterium metallireducens DSM 15288 genome contains:
- a CDS encoding protein kinase domain-containing protein, which gives rise to MVLNLLRRDKVFQPYEKVSEYKIERKLGEGRFGICYLISQGSQFYILKQLKRGMLKESGAKVVYEEEVLKDLWHGSIPRFISRIDQDNLCGYILEYKEGKTFEDIIYLDKHKFSREEIYGVGRQLVDILNYLHSKGIVHRDIRVPNTLYDGHSVNLVDFGLARWIDNKKYQSDMDFAFLGDFIIHLYYTTFVAKSRKKLPWYKELDLTNEEQLFLKKLMGVEARFGNIAEVEQAFNETYKRF